A genomic stretch from Mastacembelus armatus chromosome 12, fMasArm1.2, whole genome shotgun sequence includes:
- the dab2 gene encoding disabled homolog 2 isoform X4 produces the protein MSAEVENSTPVPVDPSTTSASTASTSNTPPASPATATSKVPFKKEKKKFPEKTDEYLLGRFQGDGVRYKAKLIGIDDVPEARGDKMCQDSMMKLKGMAVAARSQGKHKQRIWVNISMSGIKIIDEKSGVIEHEHVVNKISFIARDVTDNRAFGYVCGAEGQHQFFAIKTAQQAEPLVIDLKDLFQVIFNMRKKEAGAPQKGENGSTVVENGNDALLSMDGEAKSAQPVERFDLFGAMSTPPDIQAPNDSNDILLLDFSAEVDSNQNCIKGNSFVTSCGPDRRASPQTENPFSSTFGYFPTPDSDPFRDDPLSTSPPRSAPNNSQNLLTTSHLNNPAGSTDKTVINGCLNGDSEHLSQQLNELNSKTMILALSNGQWPLGGKIIQGSTITMMDGNDSGPVLSTKNPFFGSSLKTSPITNGTTHHPQSTVSHNKDSVVISPPPQTFKAGRGRRSAKSTASDLFGAELFAAPANSEGSSAPGDFFNSTPANSAPSSIAALGNLQLGPAATTSVPAAGMWGVSTASSSMFPHPGVTAPGPLPNFPQPSAFGGLPIPPTAWGQPMPSQFPVPPLSPPHLAWGQPPQPGPLGTSGWGQPAMTNPFHTGPFPSGANQQGASRPPPRPPVKEAVPKVENSAFTALDPLGDKEKKTGKDMFKDFQLAKPPAIPARKGELVSNSVPPPSSKEAGAFDQYFSSKVGLAQDAADHDDFDINHISAVVNAATPAPSFNPGFLDAAFSSAPIANNSAPAQGQGLSQDMFDQAFGSPNATPFGVPPMTMTASVGQTSGSTAAFGEPFGNPFA, from the exons ATGTCTGCAGAGGTAGAGAACAGCACGCCCGTCCCTGTTGATCCCAGCACCACCTCCGCATCTACAGCCTCGACCTCCAACACTCCTCCTGCCTCCCCTGCAACAGCCACATCCAAAGTCCCAttcaagaaagagaagaagaaat TTCCAGAGAAGACAGATGAATACCTGCTGGGCAGGTTTCAAGGGGATGGTGTGAGGTATAAGGCCAAGCTTATTGGCATCGATGATGTCCCAGAGGCCCGGGGCGACAAGATGTGCCAGGACTCCATGATGAAACTTAAG gGTATGGCAGTAGCTGCTCGGTCCCAAGGCAAGCACAAACAGCGGATCTGGGTCAACATTTCCATGTCGGGTATCAAGATCATTGATGAGAAATCAGGA GTAATTGAACACGAACATGTGGTGAATAAGATCTCCTTCATCGCCAGAGATGTAACTGATAACAGGGCGTTCGGTTATGTGTGTGGAGCAGAAGGACAGCATCAGTTCTTTGCCATAAAGACTGCACAACAG GCAGAGCCTCTGGTCATTGATCTGAAAGATCTCTTCCAGGTCATCTTCAACATGAGGAAGAAAGAGGCAGGGGCCCCACAGAAG GGTGAaaatggcagcacagtggttgaG AATGGAAATGATGCCTTGCTAAGTATGGATGGTGAAGCAAAATCTGCCCAA CCAGTGGAGCGGTTTGACCTTTTTGGAGCCATGTCAACCCCCCCAGACATCCAGGCTCCGAAT GACTCTAATGATATTCTCTTGCTGGACTTTTCCGCTGAAGTTGACAGCAATCAGAATTGCATAAAGGGAAACTCCTTTGTAACTTCCTGTGGCCCTGACCGTAGGGCATCTCCTCAGACAGAGAATCCATTTTCCTCAACATTTGGTTACTTTCCAACCCCAGACAGTGACCCTTTCAGAGATGACCCCCTTTCTACATCTCCCCCTCGGTCTGCACCCAATAATTCACAAAACCTCCTCACTACCAGTCACCTAAACAACCCCGCAGGCAGCACAGATAAGACAGTTATTAATGGGTGTTTGAATGGAGACTCTGAACATCTCAGTCAGCAGTTAAATGAGTTAAACAGTAAGACCATGATTCTTGCTCTCAGTAATGGACAGTGGCCACTAGGGGGCAAAATAATTCAAGGCAGTACGATAACCATGATGGATGGGAATGATTCTGGACCGGTTCTCTCAACCAAAAACCCATTTTTTGGCTCATCTTTGAAAACCTCACCTATCACTAACGGCACAACCCATCACCCACAATCCACAGTAAGTCATAACAAGGATTCAGTTGTCATAAGCCCCCCGCCGCAGACCTTCAAGGCTGGACGCGGTCGAAGGAGTGCAAAG TCTACAGCGAGTGACCTGTTTGGAGCAGAGCTGTTTGCTGCTCCTGCTAATTCTGAGGGGTCATCTGCTCCGGGTGACTTTTTTAACAGTACACCTGCCAACTCTGCTCCCTCCTCCATAGCTGCTCTGG GGAATCTGCAGTTAGGTCCTGCAGCTACCACAAGTGTCCCTGCTGCAGGCATGTGGGGAGTCTCCACTGCTTCATCCTCCATGTTTCCCCATCCAGGAGTGACAGCTCCAGGCCCTCTGCCCAACTTCCCACAGCCATCTGCTTTTGGAGGTCTACCCATACCACCCACAGCCTGGGGCCAGCCAATGCCATCTCAGTTTCCTGTCCCCCCACTCTCCCCACCCCACCTGGCCTGGGGCCAGCCACCACAGCCTGGGCCACTTGGCACTTCAGGCTGGGGTCAGCCCGCAATGACCAATCCATTCCATACTGGCCCATTCCCTTCCGGGGCTAACCAGCAAGGTGCATCACGCCCTCCTCCTAGGCCCCCTGTTAAAGAGGCTGTTCCAAAGGTAGAGAACAGTGCCTTCACAGCTTTGGATCCCCTTGGAGATAAAGAGAAGAAGACTGGAAAGGACATGTTCAAGGACTTCCAGCTTGCCAAGCCCCCTGCCATCCCAGCAAGGAAAGGGGAGCTTGTGTCCAACTCTGTTCCACCTCCCAGCAGCAAAGAAGCCGGAGCATTTGATCAGTACTTTTCAAGTAAAGTGGGCCTGGCTCAGGATGCTGCAGATCATGATGACTTTGATATCAATCACATATCAGCAGTTGTTAATG ctgcaaccCCAGCTCCAAGCTTTAACCCCGGCTTCCTTGATGCTGCTTTCTCTTCTGCTCCCATTGCGAACAACTCGGCACCAGCCCAAGGACAAGGCCTCAGTCAGGATATGTTTGATCAAGCATTTGGGTCTCCGAATGCCACTCCATTTGGAGTTCCACCTATGACGATG ACTGCTTCTGTTGGTCAGACCTCTGGTTCAACAGCTGCTTTTGGAGAGCCTTTTGGAAATCCTTTTGCTTGA
- the dab2 gene encoding disabled homolog 2 isoform X3, producing MSAEVENSTPVPVDPSTTSASTASTSNTPPASPATATSKVPFKKEKKKFPEKTDEYLLGRFQGDGVRYKAKLIGIDDVPEARGDKMCQDSMMKLKGMAVAARSQGKHKQRIWVNISMSGIKIIDEKSGVIEHEHVVNKISFIARDVTDNRAFGYVCGAEGQHQFFAIKTAQQAEPLVIDLKDLFQVIFNMRKKEAGAPQKGENGSTVVENGNDALLSMDGEAKSAQPVERFDLFGAMSTPPDIQAPNDSNDILLLDFSAEVDSNQNCIKGNSFVTSCGPDRRASPQTENPFSSTFGYFPTPDSDPFRDDPLSTSPPRSAPNNSQNLLTTSHLNNPAGSTDKTVINGCLNGDSEHLSQQLNELNSKTMILALSNGQWPLGGKIIQGSTITMMDGNDSGPVLSTKNPFFGSSLKTSPITNGTTHHPQSTVSHNKDSVVISPPPQTFKAGRGRRSAKSTASDLFGAELFAAPANSEGSSAPGDFFNSTPANSAPSSIAALGNLQLGPAATTSVPAAGMWGVSTASSSMFPHPGVTAPGPLPNFPQPSAFGGLPIPPTAWGQPMPSQFPVPPLSPPHLAWGQPPQPGPLGTSGWGQPAMTNPFHTGPFPSGANQQGASRPPPRPPVKEAVPKVENSAFTALDPLGDKEKKTGKDMFKDFQLAKPPAIPARKGELVSNSVPPPSSKEAGAFDQYFSSKVGLAQDAADHDDFDINHISAVVNAATPAPSFNPGFLDAAFSSAPIANNSAPAQGQGLSQDMFDQAFGSPNATPFGVPPMTMQTASVGQTSGSTAAFGEPFGNPFA from the exons ATGTCTGCAGAGGTAGAGAACAGCACGCCCGTCCCTGTTGATCCCAGCACCACCTCCGCATCTACAGCCTCGACCTCCAACACTCCTCCTGCCTCCCCTGCAACAGCCACATCCAAAGTCCCAttcaagaaagagaagaagaaat TTCCAGAGAAGACAGATGAATACCTGCTGGGCAGGTTTCAAGGGGATGGTGTGAGGTATAAGGCCAAGCTTATTGGCATCGATGATGTCCCAGAGGCCCGGGGCGACAAGATGTGCCAGGACTCCATGATGAAACTTAAG gGTATGGCAGTAGCTGCTCGGTCCCAAGGCAAGCACAAACAGCGGATCTGGGTCAACATTTCCATGTCGGGTATCAAGATCATTGATGAGAAATCAGGA GTAATTGAACACGAACATGTGGTGAATAAGATCTCCTTCATCGCCAGAGATGTAACTGATAACAGGGCGTTCGGTTATGTGTGTGGAGCAGAAGGACAGCATCAGTTCTTTGCCATAAAGACTGCACAACAG GCAGAGCCTCTGGTCATTGATCTGAAAGATCTCTTCCAGGTCATCTTCAACATGAGGAAGAAAGAGGCAGGGGCCCCACAGAAG GGTGAaaatggcagcacagtggttgaG AATGGAAATGATGCCTTGCTAAGTATGGATGGTGAAGCAAAATCTGCCCAA CCAGTGGAGCGGTTTGACCTTTTTGGAGCCATGTCAACCCCCCCAGACATCCAGGCTCCGAAT GACTCTAATGATATTCTCTTGCTGGACTTTTCCGCTGAAGTTGACAGCAATCAGAATTGCATAAAGGGAAACTCCTTTGTAACTTCCTGTGGCCCTGACCGTAGGGCATCTCCTCAGACAGAGAATCCATTTTCCTCAACATTTGGTTACTTTCCAACCCCAGACAGTGACCCTTTCAGAGATGACCCCCTTTCTACATCTCCCCCTCGGTCTGCACCCAATAATTCACAAAACCTCCTCACTACCAGTCACCTAAACAACCCCGCAGGCAGCACAGATAAGACAGTTATTAATGGGTGTTTGAATGGAGACTCTGAACATCTCAGTCAGCAGTTAAATGAGTTAAACAGTAAGACCATGATTCTTGCTCTCAGTAATGGACAGTGGCCACTAGGGGGCAAAATAATTCAAGGCAGTACGATAACCATGATGGATGGGAATGATTCTGGACCGGTTCTCTCAACCAAAAACCCATTTTTTGGCTCATCTTTGAAAACCTCACCTATCACTAACGGCACAACCCATCACCCACAATCCACAGTAAGTCATAACAAGGATTCAGTTGTCATAAGCCCCCCGCCGCAGACCTTCAAGGCTGGACGCGGTCGAAGGAGTGCAAAG TCTACAGCGAGTGACCTGTTTGGAGCAGAGCTGTTTGCTGCTCCTGCTAATTCTGAGGGGTCATCTGCTCCGGGTGACTTTTTTAACAGTACACCTGCCAACTCTGCTCCCTCCTCCATAGCTGCTCTGG GGAATCTGCAGTTAGGTCCTGCAGCTACCACAAGTGTCCCTGCTGCAGGCATGTGGGGAGTCTCCACTGCTTCATCCTCCATGTTTCCCCATCCAGGAGTGACAGCTCCAGGCCCTCTGCCCAACTTCCCACAGCCATCTGCTTTTGGAGGTCTACCCATACCACCCACAGCCTGGGGCCAGCCAATGCCATCTCAGTTTCCTGTCCCCCCACTCTCCCCACCCCACCTGGCCTGGGGCCAGCCACCACAGCCTGGGCCACTTGGCACTTCAGGCTGGGGTCAGCCCGCAATGACCAATCCATTCCATACTGGCCCATTCCCTTCCGGGGCTAACCAGCAAGGTGCATCACGCCCTCCTCCTAGGCCCCCTGTTAAAGAGGCTGTTCCAAAGGTAGAGAACAGTGCCTTCACAGCTTTGGATCCCCTTGGAGATAAAGAGAAGAAGACTGGAAAGGACATGTTCAAGGACTTCCAGCTTGCCAAGCCCCCTGCCATCCCAGCAAGGAAAGGGGAGCTTGTGTCCAACTCTGTTCCACCTCCCAGCAGCAAAGAAGCCGGAGCATTTGATCAGTACTTTTCAAGTAAAGTGGGCCTGGCTCAGGATGCTGCAGATCATGATGACTTTGATATCAATCACATATCAGCAGTTGTTAATG ctgcaaccCCAGCTCCAAGCTTTAACCCCGGCTTCCTTGATGCTGCTTTCTCTTCTGCTCCCATTGCGAACAACTCGGCACCAGCCCAAGGACAAGGCCTCAGTCAGGATATGTTTGATCAAGCATTTGGGTCTCCGAATGCCACTCCATTTGGAGTTCCACCTATGACGATG cAGACTGCTTCTGTTGGTCAGACCTCTGGTTCAACAGCTGCTTTTGGAGAGCCTTTTGGAAATCCTTTTGCTTGA
- the dab2 gene encoding disabled homolog 2 isoform X2: protein MSAEVENSTPVPVDPSTTSASTASTSNTPPASPATATSKVPFKKEKKKFPEKTDEYLLGRFQGDGVRYKAKLIGIDDVPEARGDKMCQDSMMKLKGMAVAARSQGKHKQRIWVNISMSGIKIIDEKSGVIEHEHVVNKISFIARDVTDNRAFGYVCGAEGQHQFFAIKTAQQAEPLVIDLKDLFQVIFNMRKKEAGAPQKGENGSTVVENGNDALLSMDGEAKSAQPVERFDLFGAMSTPPDIQAPNDSNDILLLDFSAEVDSNQNCIKGNSFVTSCGPDRRASPQTENPFSSTFGYFPTPDSDPFRDDPLSTSPPRSAPNNSQNLLTTSHLNNPAGSTDKTVINGCLNGDSEHLSQQLNELNSKTMILALSNGQWPLGGKIIQGSTITMMDGNDSGPVLSTKNPFFGSSLKTSPITNGTTHHPQSTVSHNKDSVVISPPPQTFKAGRGRRSAKSTASDLFGAELFAAPANSEGSSAPGDFFNSTPANSAPSSIAALGNLQLGPAATTSVPAAGMWGVSTASSSMFPHPGVTAPGPLPNFPQPSAFGGLPIPPTAWGQPMPSQFPVPPLSPPHLAWGQPPQPGPLGTSGWGQPAMTNPFHTGPFPSGANQQGASRPPPRPPVKEAVPKVENSAFTALDPLGDKEKKTGKDMFKDFQLAKPPAIPARKGELVSNSVPPPSSKEAGAFDQYFSSKVGLAQDAADHDDFDINHISAVVNDVPKPAPVPAAAATPAPSFNPGFLDAAFSSAPIANNSAPAQGQGLSQDMFDQAFGSPNATPFGVPPMTMTASVGQTSGSTAAFGEPFGNPFA from the exons ATGTCTGCAGAGGTAGAGAACAGCACGCCCGTCCCTGTTGATCCCAGCACCACCTCCGCATCTACAGCCTCGACCTCCAACACTCCTCCTGCCTCCCCTGCAACAGCCACATCCAAAGTCCCAttcaagaaagagaagaagaaat TTCCAGAGAAGACAGATGAATACCTGCTGGGCAGGTTTCAAGGGGATGGTGTGAGGTATAAGGCCAAGCTTATTGGCATCGATGATGTCCCAGAGGCCCGGGGCGACAAGATGTGCCAGGACTCCATGATGAAACTTAAG gGTATGGCAGTAGCTGCTCGGTCCCAAGGCAAGCACAAACAGCGGATCTGGGTCAACATTTCCATGTCGGGTATCAAGATCATTGATGAGAAATCAGGA GTAATTGAACACGAACATGTGGTGAATAAGATCTCCTTCATCGCCAGAGATGTAACTGATAACAGGGCGTTCGGTTATGTGTGTGGAGCAGAAGGACAGCATCAGTTCTTTGCCATAAAGACTGCACAACAG GCAGAGCCTCTGGTCATTGATCTGAAAGATCTCTTCCAGGTCATCTTCAACATGAGGAAGAAAGAGGCAGGGGCCCCACAGAAG GGTGAaaatggcagcacagtggttgaG AATGGAAATGATGCCTTGCTAAGTATGGATGGTGAAGCAAAATCTGCCCAA CCAGTGGAGCGGTTTGACCTTTTTGGAGCCATGTCAACCCCCCCAGACATCCAGGCTCCGAAT GACTCTAATGATATTCTCTTGCTGGACTTTTCCGCTGAAGTTGACAGCAATCAGAATTGCATAAAGGGAAACTCCTTTGTAACTTCCTGTGGCCCTGACCGTAGGGCATCTCCTCAGACAGAGAATCCATTTTCCTCAACATTTGGTTACTTTCCAACCCCAGACAGTGACCCTTTCAGAGATGACCCCCTTTCTACATCTCCCCCTCGGTCTGCACCCAATAATTCACAAAACCTCCTCACTACCAGTCACCTAAACAACCCCGCAGGCAGCACAGATAAGACAGTTATTAATGGGTGTTTGAATGGAGACTCTGAACATCTCAGTCAGCAGTTAAATGAGTTAAACAGTAAGACCATGATTCTTGCTCTCAGTAATGGACAGTGGCCACTAGGGGGCAAAATAATTCAAGGCAGTACGATAACCATGATGGATGGGAATGATTCTGGACCGGTTCTCTCAACCAAAAACCCATTTTTTGGCTCATCTTTGAAAACCTCACCTATCACTAACGGCACAACCCATCACCCACAATCCACAGTAAGTCATAACAAGGATTCAGTTGTCATAAGCCCCCCGCCGCAGACCTTCAAGGCTGGACGCGGTCGAAGGAGTGCAAAG TCTACAGCGAGTGACCTGTTTGGAGCAGAGCTGTTTGCTGCTCCTGCTAATTCTGAGGGGTCATCTGCTCCGGGTGACTTTTTTAACAGTACACCTGCCAACTCTGCTCCCTCCTCCATAGCTGCTCTGG GGAATCTGCAGTTAGGTCCTGCAGCTACCACAAGTGTCCCTGCTGCAGGCATGTGGGGAGTCTCCACTGCTTCATCCTCCATGTTTCCCCATCCAGGAGTGACAGCTCCAGGCCCTCTGCCCAACTTCCCACAGCCATCTGCTTTTGGAGGTCTACCCATACCACCCACAGCCTGGGGCCAGCCAATGCCATCTCAGTTTCCTGTCCCCCCACTCTCCCCACCCCACCTGGCCTGGGGCCAGCCACCACAGCCTGGGCCACTTGGCACTTCAGGCTGGGGTCAGCCCGCAATGACCAATCCATTCCATACTGGCCCATTCCCTTCCGGGGCTAACCAGCAAGGTGCATCACGCCCTCCTCCTAGGCCCCCTGTTAAAGAGGCTGTTCCAAAGGTAGAGAACAGTGCCTTCACAGCTTTGGATCCCCTTGGAGATAAAGAGAAGAAGACTGGAAAGGACATGTTCAAGGACTTCCAGCTTGCCAAGCCCCCTGCCATCCCAGCAAGGAAAGGGGAGCTTGTGTCCAACTCTGTTCCACCTCCCAGCAGCAAAGAAGCCGGAGCATTTGATCAGTACTTTTCAAGTAAAGTGGGCCTGGCTCAGGATGCTGCAGATCATGATGACTTTGATATCAATCACATATCAGCAGTTGTTAATG ATGTTCCTAAACCTGCTCctgttcctgctgcagctgcaaccCCAGCTCCAAGCTTTAACCCCGGCTTCCTTGATGCTGCTTTCTCTTCTGCTCCCATTGCGAACAACTCGGCACCAGCCCAAGGACAAGGCCTCAGTCAGGATATGTTTGATCAAGCATTTGGGTCTCCGAATGCCACTCCATTTGGAGTTCCACCTATGACGATG ACTGCTTCTGTTGGTCAGACCTCTGGTTCAACAGCTGCTTTTGGAGAGCCTTTTGGAAATCCTTTTGCTTGA
- the dab2 gene encoding disabled homolog 2 isoform X1: MSAEVENSTPVPVDPSTTSASTASTSNTPPASPATATSKVPFKKEKKKFPEKTDEYLLGRFQGDGVRYKAKLIGIDDVPEARGDKMCQDSMMKLKGMAVAARSQGKHKQRIWVNISMSGIKIIDEKSGVIEHEHVVNKISFIARDVTDNRAFGYVCGAEGQHQFFAIKTAQQAEPLVIDLKDLFQVIFNMRKKEAGAPQKGENGSTVVENGNDALLSMDGEAKSAQPVERFDLFGAMSTPPDIQAPNDSNDILLLDFSAEVDSNQNCIKGNSFVTSCGPDRRASPQTENPFSSTFGYFPTPDSDPFRDDPLSTSPPRSAPNNSQNLLTTSHLNNPAGSTDKTVINGCLNGDSEHLSQQLNELNSKTMILALSNGQWPLGGKIIQGSTITMMDGNDSGPVLSTKNPFFGSSLKTSPITNGTTHHPQSTVSHNKDSVVISPPPQTFKAGRGRRSAKSTASDLFGAELFAAPANSEGSSAPGDFFNSTPANSAPSSIAALGNLQLGPAATTSVPAAGMWGVSTASSSMFPHPGVTAPGPLPNFPQPSAFGGLPIPPTAWGQPMPSQFPVPPLSPPHLAWGQPPQPGPLGTSGWGQPAMTNPFHTGPFPSGANQQGASRPPPRPPVKEAVPKVENSAFTALDPLGDKEKKTGKDMFKDFQLAKPPAIPARKGELVSNSVPPPSSKEAGAFDQYFSSKVGLAQDAADHDDFDINHISAVVNDVPKPAPVPAAAATPAPSFNPGFLDAAFSSAPIANNSAPAQGQGLSQDMFDQAFGSPNATPFGVPPMTMQTASVGQTSGSTAAFGEPFGNPFA; this comes from the exons ATGTCTGCAGAGGTAGAGAACAGCACGCCCGTCCCTGTTGATCCCAGCACCACCTCCGCATCTACAGCCTCGACCTCCAACACTCCTCCTGCCTCCCCTGCAACAGCCACATCCAAAGTCCCAttcaagaaagagaagaagaaat TTCCAGAGAAGACAGATGAATACCTGCTGGGCAGGTTTCAAGGGGATGGTGTGAGGTATAAGGCCAAGCTTATTGGCATCGATGATGTCCCAGAGGCCCGGGGCGACAAGATGTGCCAGGACTCCATGATGAAACTTAAG gGTATGGCAGTAGCTGCTCGGTCCCAAGGCAAGCACAAACAGCGGATCTGGGTCAACATTTCCATGTCGGGTATCAAGATCATTGATGAGAAATCAGGA GTAATTGAACACGAACATGTGGTGAATAAGATCTCCTTCATCGCCAGAGATGTAACTGATAACAGGGCGTTCGGTTATGTGTGTGGAGCAGAAGGACAGCATCAGTTCTTTGCCATAAAGACTGCACAACAG GCAGAGCCTCTGGTCATTGATCTGAAAGATCTCTTCCAGGTCATCTTCAACATGAGGAAGAAAGAGGCAGGGGCCCCACAGAAG GGTGAaaatggcagcacagtggttgaG AATGGAAATGATGCCTTGCTAAGTATGGATGGTGAAGCAAAATCTGCCCAA CCAGTGGAGCGGTTTGACCTTTTTGGAGCCATGTCAACCCCCCCAGACATCCAGGCTCCGAAT GACTCTAATGATATTCTCTTGCTGGACTTTTCCGCTGAAGTTGACAGCAATCAGAATTGCATAAAGGGAAACTCCTTTGTAACTTCCTGTGGCCCTGACCGTAGGGCATCTCCTCAGACAGAGAATCCATTTTCCTCAACATTTGGTTACTTTCCAACCCCAGACAGTGACCCTTTCAGAGATGACCCCCTTTCTACATCTCCCCCTCGGTCTGCACCCAATAATTCACAAAACCTCCTCACTACCAGTCACCTAAACAACCCCGCAGGCAGCACAGATAAGACAGTTATTAATGGGTGTTTGAATGGAGACTCTGAACATCTCAGTCAGCAGTTAAATGAGTTAAACAGTAAGACCATGATTCTTGCTCTCAGTAATGGACAGTGGCCACTAGGGGGCAAAATAATTCAAGGCAGTACGATAACCATGATGGATGGGAATGATTCTGGACCGGTTCTCTCAACCAAAAACCCATTTTTTGGCTCATCTTTGAAAACCTCACCTATCACTAACGGCACAACCCATCACCCACAATCCACAGTAAGTCATAACAAGGATTCAGTTGTCATAAGCCCCCCGCCGCAGACCTTCAAGGCTGGACGCGGTCGAAGGAGTGCAAAG TCTACAGCGAGTGACCTGTTTGGAGCAGAGCTGTTTGCTGCTCCTGCTAATTCTGAGGGGTCATCTGCTCCGGGTGACTTTTTTAACAGTACACCTGCCAACTCTGCTCCCTCCTCCATAGCTGCTCTGG GGAATCTGCAGTTAGGTCCTGCAGCTACCACAAGTGTCCCTGCTGCAGGCATGTGGGGAGTCTCCACTGCTTCATCCTCCATGTTTCCCCATCCAGGAGTGACAGCTCCAGGCCCTCTGCCCAACTTCCCACAGCCATCTGCTTTTGGAGGTCTACCCATACCACCCACAGCCTGGGGCCAGCCAATGCCATCTCAGTTTCCTGTCCCCCCACTCTCCCCACCCCACCTGGCCTGGGGCCAGCCACCACAGCCTGGGCCACTTGGCACTTCAGGCTGGGGTCAGCCCGCAATGACCAATCCATTCCATACTGGCCCATTCCCTTCCGGGGCTAACCAGCAAGGTGCATCACGCCCTCCTCCTAGGCCCCCTGTTAAAGAGGCTGTTCCAAAGGTAGAGAACAGTGCCTTCACAGCTTTGGATCCCCTTGGAGATAAAGAGAAGAAGACTGGAAAGGACATGTTCAAGGACTTCCAGCTTGCCAAGCCCCCTGCCATCCCAGCAAGGAAAGGGGAGCTTGTGTCCAACTCTGTTCCACCTCCCAGCAGCAAAGAAGCCGGAGCATTTGATCAGTACTTTTCAAGTAAAGTGGGCCTGGCTCAGGATGCTGCAGATCATGATGACTTTGATATCAATCACATATCAGCAGTTGTTAATG ATGTTCCTAAACCTGCTCctgttcctgctgcagctgcaaccCCAGCTCCAAGCTTTAACCCCGGCTTCCTTGATGCTGCTTTCTCTTCTGCTCCCATTGCGAACAACTCGGCACCAGCCCAAGGACAAGGCCTCAGTCAGGATATGTTTGATCAAGCATTTGGGTCTCCGAATGCCACTCCATTTGGAGTTCCACCTATGACGATG cAGACTGCTTCTGTTGGTCAGACCTCTGGTTCAACAGCTGCTTTTGGAGAGCCTTTTGGAAATCCTTTTGCTTGA